From the Streptomyces nigrescens genome, one window contains:
- a CDS encoding ArsR/SmtB family transcription factor yields MAEVFAALADPTRRRILDALAAHGEATATVLAAELPVSRQAIVKHLGVLDRAGLVAGHREGREARYRVIPERLGVTARWMDRVAAAWDTRLSAIKRLAEGE; encoded by the coding sequence GTGGCCGAGGTGTTCGCCGCGCTGGCGGACCCGACCCGGCGCCGGATACTCGACGCCCTCGCCGCACACGGCGAGGCGACCGCCACCGTCCTGGCGGCGGAACTGCCGGTCAGCCGCCAAGCGATCGTCAAACATCTGGGTGTCCTGGACCGAGCCGGTCTGGTCGCCGGTCACCGGGAGGGCAGGGAGGCCCGTTACCGGGTCATACCGGAACGGCTGGGGGTCACCGCCCGGTGGATGGACCGGGTGGCCGCCGCATGGGACACCCGACTCTCGGCGATCAAGCGCCTCGCCGAAGGGGAGTGA
- a CDS encoding SRPBCC family protein: MSTDGNQSTDSDAGGDSKDRIEREISIAAPVERVWAVLTEPEHVGSWFGQGRPTPVDLRPGGIMQLDHGEYGQFPTTIVTVDPPRYFSYRWASAFPGEVATEGNSTLVEFTLTPEGDGTRLRVVETGFAALTIPEDRRKTAGYESHSEGWSGQVENIRRYTEQLAA; encoded by the coding sequence ATGAGCACCGACGGCAACCAGAGCACTGACAGCGACGCGGGCGGCGACAGCAAGGACCGCATCGAGCGGGAGATCAGCATCGCCGCGCCCGTGGAGCGGGTCTGGGCCGTGCTCACCGAACCGGAGCATGTCGGCTCGTGGTTCGGGCAGGGCCGGCCGACGCCGGTCGACCTGCGGCCGGGCGGCATCATGCAGCTCGACCACGGCGAGTACGGGCAGTTCCCGACCACCATCGTGACCGTGGACCCGCCGCGTTACTTCTCGTACCGCTGGGCCAGCGCCTTCCCGGGCGAGGTGGCGACCGAGGGCAACTCCACCCTCGTCGAGTTCACCCTCACCCCGGAGGGCGACGGCACCCGGCTGCGCGTCGTGGAGACCGGATTCGCCGCGCTCACCATCCCCGAGGACCGGCGGAAGACCGCCGGGTACGAGAGCCACTCCGAGGGCTGGTCCGGCCAGGTGGAGAACATCCGGCGGTACACGGAGCAGCTCGCGGCATGA
- the nirD gene encoding nitrite reductase small subunit NirD, which yields MTTATATLTRTEEDIEAATTAATVEIRCPQGWVAVCTLDDLIPGRGVAALLPDGTQAALFIDRAGQAYAIANRDPFTGAQVLSRGLTGSADGRPFVASPLLKQRFDLASGSCLDDPSVSVAAYRVRSVEHVAAGDR from the coding sequence ATGACCACCGCCACCGCCACGCTCACCCGTACCGAGGAAGACATCGAGGCCGCCACTACGGCCGCCACGGTCGAGATCCGCTGCCCCCAGGGCTGGGTCGCGGTCTGCACGCTGGACGACCTCATCCCGGGGCGCGGGGTCGCCGCGCTCCTCCCGGACGGCACCCAGGCCGCGCTCTTCATCGACCGCGCCGGGCAGGCCTATGCGATCGCCAACCGCGACCCGTTCACCGGCGCCCAGGTCCTCTCCCGCGGCCTGACCGGCTCGGCCGACGGCCGCCCGTTCGTGGCATCGCCCCTGCTCAAGCAGCGTTTCGACCTGGCGTCGGGGAGCTGCCTGGACGATCCGTCGGTCTCGGTCGCGGCGTATCGCGTGAGGAGTGTGGAGCACGTGGCGGCTGGTGACCGGTAG
- the nirB gene encoding nitrite reductase large subunit NirB, whose amino-acid sequence MTSMPPHPEATPAAAPGTTPTLVLIGHGMVGQRFLEELADRGVTERNRVVVLCEEPRPAYDRVQLTSYFAGRSPEDLSLVDPDFMARHGIELHLGDPATAVDRTARTVTARSGLTVSYDTLVLATGSYPFVPPVPGKDSAGCFVYRTIEDLLAIEEYAKNARTGVVVGGGLLGLEAAGALNGLGLRTHIVEFAPRLMALQVDEGGGRALRRTVEEMGLEVHTGVGGKEIVADAAGAVTAMGLSDDSRIETDLVVFSAGVRPRDQLARDCGLPVGERGGIVVDEQCRTTDPAVYAIGECALASDGRVYGLVAPGYDMARTAAGTIAEALGAGTGAADGFTGADLSTKLKLLGVDVASFGDAHGATDGCLDVVYSDARSGVYKKLVIGAAGELLGGVLVGDAEAYGMLRPLTGSVPPVPPEQLVLPAGAEGGAAALGPSALPDSAVLCNCHNVTKGTVRAAVTEHSCGTLPEIKKCTKAGTGCGSCVKSLTAVMNDELAANGATIDTGLCGCFPHTRAELYEIVRTLRLTTFAELLDSHGRPEARNGDGCEICKPTVGSIIASLAPSVGADGYVLDGEQAALQDTNDHFLANLQRNGSYSIVPRIPGGEITPDKLIVIGEVARDFGLYTKITGGQRIDLFGARVDQLPQVWARLVDAGFESGHAYGKALRTVKSCVGQTWCRYGVQDSVRMAIELELRYRGLRSPHKLKSAVSGCARECAEARGKDFGVIATSNGWNLYVGGNGGADPRHADLLAQDLSDAELIRLIDRFLMFYIRTADRLERTSAWLERIEGGLDHVRDVVVHDSLGLCDELEALMAAHVTHYRDEWAETLADPERLARFVSFVNAPDAPDPSVRFVPERDQVKPDLTLLAGPTLPVRTLEGTSV is encoded by the coding sequence CCTGGCACCACCCCCACCCTTGTCCTCATCGGCCACGGCATGGTCGGCCAGCGCTTCCTGGAGGAGCTGGCCGACCGCGGCGTCACCGAGCGGAACCGGGTGGTCGTGCTGTGCGAGGAGCCCCGCCCGGCCTACGACCGCGTCCAGCTGACGTCGTACTTCGCCGGCCGCAGCCCGGAAGACCTGAGCCTGGTGGATCCGGACTTCATGGCCCGCCACGGCATCGAACTGCACCTCGGCGACCCCGCCACCGCCGTCGACCGCACGGCCCGCACGGTCACCGCCCGCTCCGGCCTGACCGTCTCGTACGACACCCTGGTGCTGGCCACCGGCTCCTACCCGTTCGTCCCGCCGGTGCCCGGCAAGGACAGTGCGGGCTGTTTCGTCTACCGCACCATCGAGGACCTGCTCGCCATCGAGGAGTACGCCAAGAACGCCCGCACCGGTGTGGTGGTGGGCGGCGGGCTGCTCGGCCTGGAGGCGGCCGGGGCGCTGAACGGGCTGGGGCTGCGCACCCACATCGTGGAGTTCGCGCCACGGCTGATGGCGCTCCAGGTCGACGAGGGCGGCGGCCGCGCACTGCGCCGTACCGTCGAGGAGATGGGCCTGGAGGTGCACACCGGCGTCGGCGGCAAGGAGATCGTCGCGGACGCGGCCGGTGCGGTGACCGCCATGGGCCTGTCGGACGACTCCCGTATCGAGACCGATCTGGTCGTCTTCTCGGCCGGTGTCCGGCCCCGTGACCAGCTCGCCCGGGACTGCGGGCTGCCGGTCGGCGAACGCGGCGGCATCGTCGTCGACGAGCAGTGCCGCACCACCGACCCCGCCGTGTACGCGATCGGCGAGTGCGCCCTGGCCTCCGACGGCCGGGTCTACGGACTGGTCGCGCCGGGCTACGACATGGCCCGCACGGCCGCCGGCACCATCGCCGAGGCACTCGGCGCCGGCACCGGAGCGGCCGACGGCTTCACCGGCGCGGACCTGTCCACCAAGCTCAAGCTGCTCGGGGTGGACGTCGCGTCCTTCGGTGACGCACACGGCGCCACCGACGGCTGTCTGGACGTGGTCTACTCCGACGCCCGCAGCGGTGTCTACAAGAAGCTGGTGATCGGCGCCGCCGGCGAGCTGCTGGGCGGGGTGCTGGTCGGCGACGCCGAGGCCTACGGCATGCTGCGGCCGCTGACCGGCAGCGTGCCGCCGGTGCCGCCCGAGCAGCTGGTGCTGCCCGCCGGAGCCGAGGGCGGGGCCGCCGCGCTCGGACCGTCCGCGCTGCCCGACAGTGCGGTGCTGTGCAACTGCCACAACGTGACCAAGGGGACGGTCCGGGCGGCGGTCACCGAGCACTCCTGCGGCACCCTCCCCGAGATCAAGAAGTGCACCAAGGCCGGTACCGGCTGCGGCAGTTGCGTCAAGTCGCTGACCGCCGTGATGAACGACGAGCTGGCCGCGAACGGCGCCACCATCGACACCGGGCTGTGCGGCTGCTTCCCCCACACCCGCGCCGAGCTCTACGAGATCGTCCGCACCCTGCGGCTGACGACCTTCGCCGAGCTGCTGGACTCGCACGGCCGCCCGGAGGCCAGGAACGGCGACGGCTGCGAGATCTGCAAGCCCACGGTCGGCTCGATCATCGCCTCCCTCGCGCCCTCCGTCGGCGCCGACGGCTATGTCCTCGACGGCGAACAGGCCGCCCTCCAGGACACCAACGACCACTTCCTCGCCAACCTGCAGCGCAACGGCTCGTACTCGATCGTGCCGCGCATCCCCGGCGGGGAGATCACTCCGGACAAACTGATCGTGATCGGCGAGGTGGCCCGCGACTTCGGCCTCTACACCAAGATCACCGGTGGCCAGCGGATCGACCTCTTCGGCGCCCGGGTCGACCAGCTCCCCCAGGTGTGGGCCCGGCTGGTGGACGCCGGCTTCGAGTCGGGGCACGCGTACGGCAAGGCGCTGCGCACCGTGAAGTCGTGTGTGGGGCAGACCTGGTGCCGCTACGGCGTGCAGGACTCGGTCCGTATGGCCATCGAACTGGAGCTGCGCTACCGGGGGCTGCGCTCCCCGCACAAGCTCAAGTCCGCGGTCTCCGGCTGCGCCCGGGAGTGCGCGGAGGCCCGCGGCAAGGACTTCGGTGTCATCGCCACCTCCAACGGCTGGAACCTGTACGTGGGCGGCAACGGCGGCGCCGATCCGCGCCACGCCGATCTGCTCGCCCAGGACCTGAGCGACGCCGAACTGATCCGGCTGATCGACCGGTTCCTGATGTTCTACATCCGCACCGCGGACCGGCTGGAGCGCACCTCCGCCTGGCTGGAGCGGATCGAGGGCGGCCTCGACCACGTCCGGGACGTCGTCGTCCATGACTCCCTGGGGCTGTGCGACGAGCTGGAGGCCCTGATGGCCGCCCATGTCACCCACTACCGCGACGAATGGGCCGAGACCCTCGCCGACCCCGAGCGACTGGCCCGCTTCGTCTCCTTCGTCAACGCGCCCGACGCGCCCGACCCGTCCGTCCGCTTCGTGCCGGAGCGCGACCAGGTCAAGCCGGACCTGACGCTGCTGGCCGGCCCGACCCTGCCCGTACGCACCCTGGAAGGGACCTCCGTCTGA